From the Billgrantia sulfidoxydans genome, one window contains:
- a CDS encoding RNA pyrophosphohydrolase, translating into MIDADGFRPNVGIIIANARGQLLWARRVGQNAWQFPQGGIKSTETPQQALYRELEEEIGLTADDVELLACTRGWLRYRLPRRMVRMNSRPVCIGQKQKWFLLRIRCQENRICVDGSEKPEFDNWRWVSYWYPLGQVVPFKREVYRRALSELSPRAQRLALEGR; encoded by the coding sequence GTGATCGACGCTGACGGCTTTCGCCCCAACGTTGGCATCATCATTGCCAACGCCAGGGGGCAACTGCTTTGGGCGCGTCGGGTTGGACAGAATGCGTGGCAGTTTCCCCAGGGAGGCATCAAGTCAACCGAGACACCGCAGCAGGCGCTCTATCGTGAGCTGGAGGAGGAAATCGGCCTGACCGCCGATGACGTCGAGCTACTGGCCTGTACCCGGGGATGGCTGCGCTATCGCCTGCCGCGACGCATGGTGCGCATGAACTCCAGGCCGGTCTGTATCGGCCAGAAGCAGAAGTGGTTCCTGCTGCGCATTCGCTGCCAGGAGAACCGCATCTGCGTGGATGGCTCGGAAAAGCCCGAGTTCGATAACTGGCGCTGGGTCAGCTACTGGTATCCGCTGGGCCAGGTGGTGCCCTTCAAGCGCGAGGTGTATCGCCGCGCGTTGAGCGAGCTTTCGCCGCGCGCGCAGCGGCTGGCGCTCGAAGGTCGCTGA